The following proteins come from a genomic window of Populus nigra chromosome 6, ddPopNigr1.1, whole genome shotgun sequence:
- the LOC133696765 gene encoding uncharacterized protein LOC133696765 has translation MGTKVQCESYFPGYFSMRDLNEDSNSCSWPLFYGDKTFTNGQYYNDYLPRVVADAYPANDKDVVKRTMLKHEAIFRKQLEDLHRLYRIQRDLMDEIKRKELLKNRIPVETSFSSSPLASQVTSEDVQKWHIPSSPLGNSICARPSMLGVEDIHSPLSSMKGSSAQASPLPSQNGGASKDVEILESRPSKVRRRMFDLQLPADEYIDTEEEEKLRDENVSGISSYLPSRNHKIAPQNEIILFLGNGGKNNSQVDASRSESCLRSPFNVGDLNKPVDVEEANASAHVDPLGCASSQAGSQGHELASKPKQELLGFPKEISANFHYRGDNETLNIPHMQNNANGKCWFPSALDSGHSKNNLKSVSPDLQPEKPTSSQPIQVLFSKTREPPTFFLADQGKIDQLRQRTACGLELSERNQEIVNSNYPESVIASHRPSPYPIGPPSDVGKPWCQSVSSWEMPAVSLSQKSMSVQNQMLPYLNSSATLSRSSQSSTQSHGYFGDQRNYNSNSTSNPSFASEMPNRNGFYHGSSSGSKEPSVRLASGNYDYWNCASTNNGTSEHFINHSSAKFNKSPNCMDLKSARDVNLNALDSSSNKVGIEVIVLDRKHEDHLAALPWLKAKPTCKYEGTVGMDLNAGESTFLQSSLNQLSDKSEIGKGPNQIAASNMKSTKCSNVVETSCIQGSDSSCRKILGFPIFEKPRIPKNEFSSFPSPSLALPQLSEEVEDSKKNMVLDINLPCDPAVPDLAQQTAEEVVVVAKEADTKVANFRFHIDLNSCISDDETSMLSSVPGSSAKVVAGIDLEAPAVPESDENTFSREEKAHELPLQSTEHKAESLTDELIRIAANAIVAISSSGYQNHLDDATCNPPEVSMTDPLHWFVEIVSSCGEDLESKFDAVLRAKDGEDNMETSWEFIDYFESMTLRLIETKEEDYMPKPLVPENLKLEDTGTTTVPTRSRRGQGRRGRQRRDFQRDILPGLGSLSRHEVTEDLQTFGGMMRATGHPWHSGLTRRNSTRNGCARGRRRTQVSPLPLVAASPPCTPLVQQLHNIEVGLEDRNLTGWGKTTRRPRRQRCPAGNPPSHPLT, from the exons ATGGGAACAAAAGTGCAGTGTGAAAGTTACTTCCCAGGATATTTCTCAATGAGGGATCTTAATGAGGATTCTAACAGTTGTAGCTGGCCTCTCTTTTATGGAGATAAAACCTTTACAAATGGGCAGTATTACAATGATTACTTGCCACGGGTCGTTGCAGATGCCTATCCAGCGAATGATAAGGATGTAGTAAAGCGGACAATGCTTAAGCATGAGGCCATATTTAGGAAACAG CTCGAAGATCTTCACCGTCTATACAGAATACAAAGGGAcctaatggatgaaattaaaaggaaagaaCTACTTAAAAATCGGATACCTGTTGAGACATCATTTTCATCAAGCCCCTTAGCTTCTCAGGTTACGTCTGAAGATGTTCAGAAATGGCATATCCCTAGTTCCCCATTGGGAAATTCAATATGTGCTAGACCATCTATGTTGGGTGTTGAAGACATTCATTCTCCTTTGAGCTCTATGAAAGGAAGCAGTGCACAAGCGAGTCCCTTGCCATCCCAAAATGGTGGTGCTTCAAAAGATGTGGAGATTCTGGAGTCCAGGCCATCAAAGGTGAGGAGAAGAATGTTTGATCTTCAGCTTCCAGCTGATGAGTACATAGACacagaagaagaggaaaaattAAGGGATGAAAATGTATCTGGAATTTCGAGTTATCTGCCCAGCAGGAATCATAAAATTGCACCTCAGAAtgaaataattctttttcttgGCAATGGTGGGAAGAATAATTCACAAGTAGATGCATCAAGATCTGAATCATGTTTAAGGAGCCCATTTAATGTGGGTGACCTGAACAAGCCTGTTGACGTTGAAGAGGCAAATGCTTCTGCACATGTTGATCCTCTAGGCTGCGCCTCCTCCCAAGCAGGGAGCCAAGGGCATGAACTGGCTTCCAAGCCAAAACAAGAGCTTCTAGGTTTCCCCAAGGAAATTTCAGCAAATTTCCATTACAGGGGTGACAATGAGACTCTCAATATCCCTCATATGCAAAATAATGCCAATGGAAAATGCTGGTTTCCTAGTGCACTCGACTCAG GACATAGCAAAAACAACTTGAAGTCTGTTTCTCCAGATCTTCAACCAGAAAAACCTACCTCTTCACAGCCAATACAAGTTCTGTTCAGTAAAACTCGTGAACCTCCAACCTTCTTTCTAGCTGATCAAGGCAAGATTGATCAGTTGAGACAGAGAACAGCTTGCGGTTTAGAACTCTCTGAAAGAAATCAAGAGATTGTCAATAGTAACTATCCAGAGTCAGTTATTGCTTCTCATAGACCGAGTCCATATCCAATTGGTCCTCCCTCTGATGTGGGCAAGCCTTGGTGTCAGTCTGTTTCCTCTTGGGAAATGCCTGCTGTTAGCTTAAGCCAGAAATCAATGTCAGTTCAAAATCAAATGCTCCCATATTTGAATTCATCAGCAACTTTGAGTAGGAGCTCGCAGTCATCAACTCAGAGCCATGGGTATTTTGGAGACCAACGGAATTATAACAGCAATTCTACATCTAACCCAAGCTTTGCAAGTGAAATGCCCAACCGAAATGGATTCTACCATGGGTCCTCATCAGGGTCCAAGGAACCATCAGTTCGTCTTGCTTCGGGAAACTATGACTATTGGAACTGTGCAAGTACTAATAATGGAACATCTGAGCACTTCATCAATCACAGTTCAGCAAAGTTCAATAAGAGTCCAAATTGTATGGACTTGAAGTCTGCTAGAGATGTGAACTTGAATGCATTGGACAGCTCATCTAACAAGGTGGGCATTGAGGTCATAGTTTTAGATAGAAAGCATGAGGATCATCTTGCAGCATTGCCTTGGCTTAAAGCTAAGCCTACTTGTAAGTATGAGGGCACTGTGGGGATGGATTTGAATGCAGGGGAATCAACTTTCTTACAATCTTCACTGAATCAGTTATCAGATAAAAGTGAAATCGGAAAGGGTCCTAATCAAATAGCAGCTTCGAACATGAAATCGACTAAATGTTCTAATGTCGTTGAGACCAGTTGTATCCAGGGTAGTGACTCAAGTTGCAGAAAAATTCTTGGCTTTCCAATTTTTGAAAAGCCTCGTATACCTAAGAATGAGTTTTCTTCCTTCCCCTCTCCTTCCTTGGCCCTTCCTCAGTTATCGGAAGAAGTGGAAGATAGCAAGAAAAATATGGTGCTTGATATAAACTTACCTTGTGATCCAGCTGTACCTGACTTGGCTCAACAGACTGCAGAAGAAGTTGTCGTTGTTGCAAAAGAAGCGGATACAAAAGTTGCCAATTTCAGATTTCATATTGATTTGAACTCTTGCATCAGTGATGATGAAACTTCTATGCTGTCTTCTGTTCCAGGCTCCAGTGCAAAGGTGGTTGCAGGAATAGATTTGGAAGCCCCTGCAGTTCCCGAGAGTGATGAGAATACCTTTTCCAGAGAAGAAAAGGCACATGAACTGCCTTTACAGTCAACAGAGCACAAAGCTGAAAGCCTGACGGATGAACTTATCAGAATAGCAGCCAATGCGATAGTGGCCATTTCATCATCAGGTTACCAGAATCATTTGGATGATGCCACTTGCAACCCACCTGAAGTTTCTATGACAGATCCTCTTCATTGGTTTGTGGAGATAGTTTCATCTTGTGGAGAGGATCTAGAGAGCAAATTTGATGCAGTTTTGAGAGCCAAAGATGGTGAAGATAATATGGAGACATCGTGGGAATTTATTGATTACTTTGAGTCGATGACTTTGAGATTGATAGAGACCAAGGAAGAAGATTACATGCCCAAGCCTTTGGTTCCAGAAAACCTGAAACTGGAAGATACAGGAACCACTACTGTACCAACACGAAGCCGAAGGGGGCAGGGAAGAAGAGGAAGGCAGCGGAGGGACTTCCAGAGGGACATTCTTCCTGGCCTTGGTTCACTATCAAGACACGAGGTAACAGAAGATCTTCAAACATTTGGAGGGATGATGAGAGCAACTGGTCATCCATGGCATTCAGGATTAACAAGAAGGAACTCCACTAGAAATGGTTGTGCAAGGGGGAGACGACGCACACAGGTTAGCCCCTTGCCTCTGGTGGCAGCAAGCCCACCTTGCACTCCACTAGTTCAGCAGCTTCATAATATTGAAGTGGGACTGGAGGATAGAAACCTAACAGGGTGGGGGAAGACAACCAGACGCCCCCGCCGGCAGAGATGCCCTGCAGGTAATCCTCCATCTCACCCTTTAACCTAA
- the LOC133696629 gene encoding xylan glycosyltransferase MUCI21-like, with protein MDKRNSKIAAVLCLAFFLYFFILHTIHSRSNVPYLSKDIPGIEVFNRNNVFRKDPTPPSPPPPLPRPQQINCDRSHRFYDLCTINGPTVLDPVNSTLYLSAPTNSTTVEKIRPYPRKWEKPIMAGIQEFTLISNSKSPLCQAQHNLPAIVFSAEGYTGNFFHDFNDGFIPLFITVNSVFPDNQDFILVISQAQNWWISKYGDLLHTYSKHPIIIPESETSTHCFPSATLGLISHGSMTIDPKLMPNSQALTHFRAFLDKAYKHGQNHPWKSNPPKPRARLVLATRNGGVGRVISNQNEVKHLAEEIGFDVIIFEPIPQTPLQQAYALINSSHAMVGVHGAGLTHSLFLRPGVVFMQVVPIGADWLAEVCFANSARAMGLEYLEYRIGAEESSLIDKYGKNSLLIKDPATFRGQNWSSAIMDIYLKEQNVKIDLIRFREYLKEAYKKATEFMEKKGAR; from the exons ATggataaaagaaattcaaagattGCAGCAGTACTGTGCCTCGCATTCTTCTTGTACTTCTTTATATTACATACCATTCACTCAAGATCAAATGTGCCTTATTTGTCCAAGGATATTCCAG GAATTGAAGTCTTCAACCGGAATAATGTTTTCCGGAAAGACCCAACACCTCCGTCTCCGCCACCACCGCTTCCTCGACCTCAACAAATCAACTGCGACCGATCTCACCGATTCTACGATCTTTGCACAATCAACGGCCCAACTGTTTTGGACCCTGTAAACTCCACACTCTACCTTTCGGCCCCCACAAACTCAACAACCGTGGAGAAGATTAGGCCTTACCCACGGAAGTGGGAAAAGCCGATAATGGCAGGAATACAAGAGTTCACTCtaatttcaaactcaaaaaGCCCATTATGTCAAGCACAGCACAACCTTCCGGCAATCGTATTCAGTGCGGAGGGTTACACTGGAAACTTCTTTCATGATTTCAACGATGGGTTCATCCCCCTCTTCATCACTGTTAATTCGGTTTTCCCCGACAACCAAGATTTCATCCTCGTGATATCACAAGCTCAGAATTGGTGGATTAGCAAGTATGGAGATTTGCTACACACTTATAGCAAGCACCCTATTATAATTCCTGAAAGCGAGACCTCCACCCATTGTTTCCCTTCTGCCACTTTAGGCCTCATATCACATGGATCTATGACCATAGACCCTAAATTAATGCCAAATTCACAAGCGTTAACCCATTTTCGTGCCTTCTTAGATAAAGCCTATAAACACGGCCAAAATCACCCCTGGAAGTCCAATCCACCAAAACCGAGGGCACGACTGGTGCTGGCGACTCGAAACGGAGGTGTGGGGCGTGTGATTTCAAACCAAAACGAAGTAAAACATTTAGCTGAAGAAATTGGTTTTGATGTGATTATCTTTGAGCCTATACCTCAAACCCCATTGCAACAAGCTTATGCACTGATAAACTCAAGTCATGCAATGGTTGGGGTACACGGTGCCGGACTTACGCATTCATTGTTTCTTCGGCCGGGCGTGGTATTCATGCAAGTGGTGCCGATAGGAGCTGATTGGCTGGCAGAGGTGTGCTTCGCAAATTCAGCCAGGGCTATGGGATTAGAGTACTTGGAGTACCGGATTGGAGCGGAGGAGAGTAGTTTGATAGACAAGTACGGTAAGAATAGCTTACTGATAAAGGACCCGGCAACTTTCCGAGGTCAAAATTGGTCGAGTGCAATAATGGACATATATTTGAAGGAACAAAATgtaaaaatagatttgattCGGTTTAGGGAATATCTGAAGGAAGCATATAAGAAGGCCACAGAGTTCATGGAAAAAAAGGGGGCTCGCTAG
- the LOC133696759 gene encoding xylan glycosyltransferase MUCI21-like, which translates to MLKKGISKTTIVFLVLMVFFFTSQINLSLLSRSNVSEASSIPKSRPGIVINKTREDRPARSPPNSISEVKRPITCDCSHHDYDLWFINGPTLLDPSTSTFFTTGPTISTSPDFAVKFRPYPRKTDERAKSKVNELTLTSAPPRSSCGITHSSPAIVFSTGGYTGNFYHQFNDGLLALYITINSLSLNRDVILTVTNWSDWWAQKYAHLLHRFTKHPIINMDNQTRTHCFPSAIVGLMTHGPLAVDPTLTQHKTLLDFHALLESTYSPRGKHVSTLKSKGARPQLVLVNRKNGVGREILNLKEALKAIEEVGFKAIVFEPKRNGAVGDTYRLLHGSHAMLAVHGAAMTHLLFLRVGMVLGEIVPIGTDWLAKTFYEKPARVLGLEYMKYKIEVNESSLAEKYGANDLVLKNPQAFVNGDWPKAKVYMKTQNVQLDMVRFRIYLKEVFVKAKRFMDKEG; encoded by the exons ATGTTGAAGAAGGGAATTTCTAAAACTACAATTGTGTTCCTCGTGTTGATGGTATTCTTCTTCACTTCCCAGATAAACCTCTCATTGCTCTCAAGATCAAATGTATCCGAGGCTTCTTCAATACCCAAGAGTAGACCAG GTATTGTAATAAATAAGACACGAGAAGACAGGCCAGCACGGTCACCTCCCAATTCAATCTCAGAGGTCAAGAGACCAATCACATGCGATTGCTCTCACCATGACTATGATTTGTGGTTTATCAACGGTCCTACGCTTTTGGATCCATCCACTTCAACATTCTTCACAACGGGCCCCACTATCTCGACATCACCAGACTTCGCAGTAAAATTTCGTCCTTACCCTCGGAAGACGGATGAAAGGGCCAAGTCTAAAGTCAACGAACTAACACTCACCTCAGCTCCACCAAGATCCTCCTGTGGAATCACACATTCTAGTCCAGCCATAGTATTCAGCACGGGCGGGTACACAGGAAACTTCTACCATCAGTTCAATGATGGGCTCCTTGCTCTCTACATCACcatcaactctctctctctaaatcgAGATGTCATCCTAACGGTCACCAATTGGAGTGACTGGTGGGCCCAGAAATATGCTCATCTCCTGCATCGATTCACCAAGCACCCCATCATCAACATGGACAATCAGACCAGGACACATTGCTTCCCATCAGCAATCGTAGGGCTAATGACGCACGGTCCCTTGGCTGTGGATCCCACGCTAACCCAGCATAAAACACTCCTTGATTTCCATGCACTCCTAGAAAGTACATACAGTCCACGAGGTAAACATGTTTCAACGCTTAAATCGAAGGGAGCTAGGCCACAACTTGTTTTGGTGAATAGAAAAAATGGTGTTGGTCGTGAGATCCTGAATTTAAAAGAAGCTCTCAAGGCAATCGAAGAGGTGGGATTTAAAGCAATTGTGTTCGAGCCGAAACGAAATGGTGCAGTGGGTGACACATACAGGCTACTCCATGGAAGCCATGCAATGCTAGCAGTACACGGTGCTGCAATGACACATTTGTTGTTTCTCAGAGTAGGAATGGTGCTAGGTGAAATAGTGCCAATCGGAACAGATTGGCTTGCTAAGACATTTTATGAGAAGCCGGCTAGAGTTTTGGGATTAGAGTACATGAAATATAAGATTGAAGTCAATGAAAGTAGCCTGGCAGAAAAGTACGGGGCTAACGATTTGGTGCTAAAGAACCCTCAAGCTTTTGTTAACGGAGATTGGCCAAAAGCAAAGGTGTATATGAAGACCCAAAATGTGCAGCTTGACATGGTTAGGTTTCGGATATACTTAAAGGAGGTTTTTGTGAAAGCCAAAAGATTCATGGACAAGGAAGGCTAG